A window of Sulfurimonas gotlandica GD1 contains these coding sequences:
- a CDS encoding response regulator transcription factor, which produces MREKTDILIVEDDLDLSDLLASYLIHSDYTVDILNDPLKVLNRLEEKSYKIILLDLSLPKMDGLMLCELIRKKHAIPIIIMSARDNVSDKVLGLEKGADDYLPKPFDTRELIARIQVQLRRSNNSINTNETFEDHEFKCDKTTMKICFKDKPLDLTVAEFGVLKLFLLNRGIVFSREQILDSVEGMNWSSGDRSIDVIISRLRTKLNDNPRDPKYFESVRGIGYRMMQNE; this is translated from the coding sequence ATGAGAGAAAAAACAGACATACTAATAGTAGAAGATGATTTAGACCTATCAGATCTGCTTGCCAGCTATTTAATCCATAGTGATTACACTGTAGATATTTTAAATGATCCACTAAAAGTATTAAACAGACTCGAAGAAAAATCTTACAAAATCATACTGCTAGACCTATCTTTGCCTAAAATGGACGGACTAATGTTGTGTGAGCTAATAAGAAAAAAGCATGCTATTCCAATTATAATCATGTCAGCACGCGATAACGTAAGTGATAAAGTACTTGGACTGGAAAAAGGTGCTGATGATTACCTTCCAAAACCATTTGACACCCGTGAACTCATAGCAAGAATACAAGTTCAACTAAGACGTTCAAATAACAGCATAAATACAAATGAAACTTTTGAAGACCATGAATTTAAATGCGACAAAACAACTATGAAGATATGCTTTAAAGATAAGCCATTAGATTTAACTGTAGCAGAATTTGGAGTACTCAAACTATTTTTACTAAACAGAGGAATAGTATTTTCACGCGAGCAGATTTTAGACAGTGTTGAAGGCATGAATTGGAGCAGTGGCGATAGAAGCATTGATGTAATCATCAGCAGGCTTCGTACTAAACTAAATGACAACCCAAGAGATCCAAAATATTTTGAATCTGTAAGAGGTATTGGTTATAGGATGATGCAAAATGAATAA
- the htpG gene encoding molecular chaperone HtpG — protein sequence MAKHQFQTEANQILNLMIHSLYSNKEIFIRELVSNASDALDKLNMLVLTDDKYKEVTFSPRIDIVANKEAKTLTIKDSGIGMNEEDLMSHLGTIAKSGTKAFLENLTGDQKKDSNLIGQFGVGFYACFMVAHKVEVTTKKAGEEQAFLWTSTGDGEFDVENTTQDGHGTTIVMHLNDEEAEFLEAHRIETIIKKYSNHIPFPIFMDKDKFIPAVKDDDGKETEPSRTEIENVQINRANALWTISKSEITDEEYKDFYSSIAHSSEEPLAWMHNKAEGAIEYTTLFYIPNKAPMDMFRVDYQTGIKLYINRVFITDDEKELMPTYLRFLRGVIDSKDLPLNVSREILQSNAVMNKIKNASVKKVLSELSKIAKNDSEKYDKFFAEFGNVLKEGLYSDFGNREKILELMKFNTINSTETVMIEEFVKNVDEEKKEIYYITGKTSLSMLKSSPALERFKAKGIDVLVLNEEVDTIIFPMVTEYKEYKLVHVGDAKFEESEEEKKAEEEVAKSYEGLAKEFKDALGDRVKSVETTSDLVDSPVKLKEDKEDPAYMMAQMMKQMGQDSGAPAPAPIFQINPKHELIMKLKDSADQNLINDAAHVLFDQAKLFDGIELDDTADFISRLNRIITKAL from the coding sequence ATGGCAAAACATCAGTTTCAAACAGAAGCAAATCAAATATTAAACTTAATGATTCACTCACTATATTCAAACAAAGAGATTTTCATCCGTGAGTTAGTGTCAAACGCTTCAGATGCATTAGATAAACTAAATATGTTAGTTCTTACTGATGATAAATATAAAGAAGTTACTTTCTCTCCTCGTATAGATATAGTTGCTAATAAAGAGGCTAAAACATTAACTATTAAAGATTCTGGTATTGGTATGAATGAAGAGGACTTAATGAGTCATCTTGGTACTATAGCAAAGTCTGGTACAAAAGCATTTTTAGAAAATCTTACAGGAGACCAGAAAAAAGATTCTAATTTAATTGGTCAATTTGGTGTTGGTTTTTACGCTTGTTTTATGGTAGCTCACAAAGTTGAAGTAACAACAAAAAAAGCTGGCGAAGAGCAGGCATTTTTGTGGACAAGTACTGGTGATGGTGAATTTGATGTAGAAAATACTACTCAAGATGGGCATGGTACTACAATCGTAATGCATCTTAATGATGAAGAAGCAGAGTTTTTAGAAGCACATAGAATAGAAACAATTATTAAAAAATACTCTAATCATATTCCATTCCCGATTTTTATGGATAAAGATAAATTTATTCCTGCTGTAAAAGATGATGATGGAAAAGAAACGGAACCTTCAAGAACTGAGATAGAAAATGTACAGATTAACCGTGCAAATGCACTTTGGACTATTTCAAAATCTGAAATTACAGATGAAGAATATAAAGATTTCTATAGTTCAATAGCTCATTCATCAGAAGAGCCCTTAGCTTGGATGCACAACAAAGCAGAGGGTGCAATAGAGTACACAACACTTTTTTATATTCCAAATAAGGCTCCAATGGATATGTTTAGAGTTGATTACCAGACTGGTATTAAACTTTATATTAACCGTGTATTTATTACAGATGATGAAAAAGAGTTAATGCCTACTTATCTAAGGTTTTTACGTGGTGTAATTGACTCTAAAGATTTACCACTTAATGTATCTCGAGAGATATTACAATCAAATGCAGTTATGAATAAAATCAAAAATGCTTCTGTTAAAAAAGTACTTTCAGAATTATCTAAAATAGCTAAAAATGATTCTGAAAAATATGACAAATTCTTTGCTGAATTTGGAAATGTTTTAAAAGAAGGTCTTTACAGTGATTTCGGAAATCGTGAAAAAATCTTAGAGCTTATGAAATTTAATACTATTAACTCTACTGAGACGGTAATGATTGAAGAGTTCGTTAAAAATGTAGATGAAGAGAAAAAAGAAATCTATTATATAACTGGTAAGACTTCACTTTCAATGCTAAAAAGCTCTCCTGCATTAGAGAGATTTAAAGCTAAAGGTATTGATGTTTTAGTTTTAAATGAAGAAGTTGATACTATTATCTTCCCAATGGTAACTGAATACAAAGAGTATAAACTTGTGCACGTTGGGGATGCTAAATTCGAAGAGAGTGAAGAAGAGAAAAAAGCTGAAGAAGAAGTAGCTAAGTCTTATGAAGGTCTTGCAAAAGAGTTTAAAGATGCACTTGGTGATAGAGTTAAATCTGTTGAAACTACTTCAGACCTAGTTGATTCACCTGTAAAACTAAAAGAAGATAAAGAAGACCCAGCTTATATGATGGCTCAAATGATGAAGCAAATGGGACAAGACTCAGGCGCACCAGCACCGGCTCCAATCTTCCAGATTAATCCTAAACATGAACTTATCATGAAACTAAAAGATTCTGCTGATCAAAATCTCATTAATGATGCTGCTCATGTATTATTTGACCAGGCAAAACTATTTGATGGTATAGAACTTGATGATACAGCAGACTTCATTTCAAGGCTAAATAGAATTATTACTAAAGCATTATAA
- a CDS encoding DUF3817 domain-containing protein, with amino-acid sequence MLNNSVKKFGQINSIEGYSYLLLLFIAMPMKYAFGYPMAVKIAGMIHGVLFILFCLLLVVAWRDSKWSFSENIIFFVASLIPFGTFFTKSKIKAYE; translated from the coding sequence ATGCTAAATAACAGTGTAAAAAAATTCGGTCAAATAAACTCTATAGAAGGCTATTCATATCTTCTACTACTTTTCATTGCAATGCCTATGAAATATGCATTTGGCTATCCAATGGCAGTTAAAATTGCAGGCATGATTCATGGTGTTCTATTTATACTTTTTTGTCTATTATTAGTTGTAGCGTGGAGAGATAGTAAGTGGTCATTTAGTGAAAATATTATCTTTTTTGTAGCTTCACTTATTCCTTTTGGAACTTTTTTTACAAAAAGTAAAATAAAAGCTTATGAATAA
- a CDS encoding OadG family protein, with product MDTNLVMEGFKFMALGMGTVFLFLIILIVMMNVMSAVLHKFFPEPQASLEPSVDTKNNKKIIAAISAAISHHRQG from the coding sequence ATGGATACTAACCTCGTAATGGAGGGCTTTAAGTTTATGGCTCTAGGAATGGGAACAGTTTTTCTTTTTCTTATAATATTGATAGTGATGATGAATGTTATGTCAGCTGTCTTACATAAGTTTTTCCCTGAACCACAGGCAAGTTTAGAGCCCTCGGTGGACACAAAAAATAATAAAAAGATTATTGCAGCAATTTCGGCGGCAATCTCTCATCATAGACAAGGTTAA
- a CDS encoding biotin/lipoyl-containing protein, protein MAKKYIDVMDTTFRDGFQSVFGGRVLMDDFFPAVEAAKIAGINHFEFGGGARFQSLYFYLREDAFEMMDKFRKIVGPDANLQTLARGVNTVMLDTGSKELIDLHAKMFKKHGTTTIRNFDALNDVENLKYSGERIAHHGLKHEVVVTMMDLPPGCHGAHTTEFYEKTLREILDSGIPYHSICFKDASGTSNPQKVFDTIKMARRLVPEGTHLRLHTHETAGVSVSAYMAALEAGVDGIDMAAAPVSGGTSQPDILTMLHATKGMDYDLGGLEISKILTYEKELQYCLSDYFMPPEATMVSPIIPFSPMPGGALTANTQMMRDNDILDKFPEVIAAMTEVVEKGGYGTSVTPVSQFYFQQALNNVMQGPWQAIAPGYGKMVLGYFGKTPVAPDPEVVRIASEKLGLEPTTEKVLDLTDADESKSLATWIKRLKEEDIEITEENIFIAAACQDKGIEFLKGKGELNVRKISQMKKDCEGSSNMGSGNYTVVVDGQKFSVQVAEGDANIQVTAVDGESVAPVKAPPAASGNEVSIKALLPGSVWKIVANPGQSVSEGDVILILESMKMEIDVIAPRGGVIKSINVATNDKVVEGQVVAVLG, encoded by the coding sequence ATGGCTAAAAAATATATAGATGTAATGGATACAACCTTTAGAGATGGTTTCCAGTCAGTTTTTGGTGGTCGTGTACTAATGGATGATTTTTTTCCAGCGGTAGAAGCAGCTAAAATAGCAGGAATAAATCACTTTGAATTTGGTGGTGGAGCAAGATTTCAATCTCTGTATTTCTACCTAAGAGAAGACGCATTTGAAATGATGGATAAATTCCGTAAAATCGTTGGACCAGATGCAAACCTTCAAACTCTAGCTCGCGGTGTTAACACAGTAATGTTAGACACAGGTTCAAAAGAGTTAATTGATCTTCATGCTAAAATGTTTAAAAAGCATGGTACTACTACAATTAGAAACTTTGATGCACTTAATGATGTTGAAAACTTAAAGTATTCAGGCGAGAGAATTGCTCATCATGGACTTAAGCATGAAGTAGTTGTAACAATGATGGATTTACCTCCAGGATGTCATGGGGCACACACAACTGAATTTTATGAAAAAACACTTCGTGAGATTTTAGATAGTGGTATCCCTTATCACAGTATCTGTTTTAAAGATGCTTCTGGTACTTCAAATCCTCAAAAGGTTTTTGATACTATTAAAATGGCTCGTCGTCTTGTTCCTGAAGGAACACATCTTCGTCTTCATACTCATGAGACTGCCGGTGTATCTGTTTCTGCTTATATGGCAGCTTTAGAGGCTGGTGTTGATGGTATTGATATGGCTGCTGCACCTGTAAGTGGTGGAACAAGTCAACCTGATATCTTAACTATGCTTCATGCAACTAAGGGAATGGATTATGACCTTGGTGGATTAGAGATTAGTAAAATATTAACTTATGAAAAAGAGCTTCAATATTGTTTGTCAGATTATTTTATGCCTCCAGAAGCAACAATGGTTTCTCCAATTATTCCATTCTCGCCAATGCCAGGTGGTGCACTAACTGCAAATACTCAGATGATGCGTGATAATGACATCTTAGATAAATTTCCAGAAGTTATTGCTGCAATGACAGAAGTAGTTGAAAAAGGTGGTTATGGTACATCAGTAACACCTGTTTCTCAGTTCTACTTCCAACAAGCACTTAATAATGTTATGCAAGGTCCTTGGCAAGCAATAGCTCCTGGTTATGGAAAAATGGTTCTTGGTTATTTCGGTAAAACTCCGGTTGCTCCAGATCCAGAAGTTGTAAGAATTGCTTCAGAAAAATTAGGCTTAGAGCCAACTACTGAAAAAGTTCTTGATTTAACTGATGCAGATGAGAGTAAATCTTTAGCAACTTGGATTAAAAGACTTAAAGAAGAAGATATCGAGATAACTGAAGAAAATATTTTTATTGCAGCAGCTTGTCAAGATAAAGGTATCGAGTTCTTAAAAGGCAAGGGTGAGTTAAACGTTCGTAAAATATCTCAAATGAAAAAAGATTGTGAAGGAAGTTCAAATATGGGTAGTGGAAATTATACAGTAGTAGTAGATGGCCAAAAGTTTAGTGTTCAAGTTGCAGAAGGTGATGCAAATATTCAAGTTACAGCAGTAGATGGAGAGAGTGTAGCACCTGTAAAAGCTCCACCAGCAGCTTCTGGTAATGAAGTTTCAATTAAAGCTCTTTTACCAGGTAGTGTTTGGAAAATCGTTGCTAATCCAGGTCAAAGTGTAAGCGAAGGTGATGTAATTTTGATTTTAGAGTCTATGAAAATGGAAATTGATGTTATTGCTCCTCGTGGCGGTGTAATTAAATCTATCAATGTTGCAACAAACGACAAGGTAGTAGAAGGTCAAGTCGTAGCAGTATTAGGATAA
- a CDS encoding sodium ion-translocating decarboxylase subunit beta — protein sequence MKFFVIKLLALLLFTFGALHASAPAQAEGASTLKEETYKSRPFSEMITGFLQSTGINALMNPNPNELNSHGHAMSDFHKTWGRVVMILITFLLFWLAIRKGFEPLLLLPIAFGGLLANIPVAGIAGDDGFLGIIYHMGLSNQLFPVLIFMGVGAMTDFGPLLSNPKTALLGGAAQFGIFGTLVGAVALSQYTELFNFTIQQASAISIIGGADGPTSIFIATALAPELLGAIAVASYSYMAMVPIIQPPIMRALTTDAERRIKMTTLRHVSRLEKLVFPILVLVLAILVLPESTPLIGAFMFGNFLKESGVVERLNDTLQNAMINIVTIFLGLAVGSKLAADQFLVPDTLAILALGIIAFSMGTAAGVIMAKIMNLFPGHKINPLIGSAGVSAVPMAARVSNKVGMEYDRNNMLLMHAMGPNVAGVIGSAVAAGVLISLFQ from the coding sequence ATGAAATTTTTTGTTATAAAACTATTGGCACTCTTACTATTTACTTTTGGTGCTCTTCATGCAAGTGCTCCTGCTCAGGCAGAAGGTGCATCAACTCTAAAAGAAGAAACTTATAAGTCTAGACCTTTTTCAGAGATGATTACTGGTTTCTTACAATCAACTGGTATAAATGCTTTAATGAATCCAAATCCAAATGAGCTAAACTCACATGGTCACGCAATGAGTGATTTCCATAAAACTTGGGGTAGAGTTGTCATGATATTGATAACTTTTTTACTCTTTTGGTTAGCTATAAGAAAGGGATTTGAGCCTTTGTTACTATTGCCAATAGCATTTGGTGGATTATTAGCAAATATCCCAGTAGCTGGAATAGCTGGCGATGATGGATTTTTAGGTATTATCTACCATATGGGTTTATCAAACCAATTGTTCCCTGTCCTTATATTTATGGGTGTTGGAGCAATGACTGACTTTGGTCCGCTTCTCTCTAATCCTAAGACAGCACTTCTTGGTGGAGCGGCACAGTTTGGTATTTTTGGTACATTGGTTGGTGCAGTTGCACTTTCTCAATATACTGAATTATTTAACTTTACTATTCAGCAAGCGTCTGCTATTTCGATTATCGGTGGGGCAGATGGTCCGACATCAATATTCATAGCTACCGCCTTAGCACCTGAACTTTTAGGGGCGATTGCAGTTGCGTCATATTCTTACATGGCTATGGTACCAATTATTCAACCTCCGATTATGAGAGCATTGACAACTGATGCTGAGAGAAGAATCAAGATGACTACTCTACGTCATGTATCTCGTTTAGAAAAATTAGTTTTTCCTATTTTGGTTCTAGTTCTTGCTATTTTAGTTTTACCGGAGTCTACACCACTAATCGGTGCATTTATGTTTGGTAACTTCTTAAAAGAATCAGGTGTTGTTGAAAGATTAAATGATACTTTACAAAATGCAATGATTAATATCGTTACTATTTTCTTAGGTCTTGCTGTTGGTTCAAAACTGGCTGCAGATCAGTTTTTAGTACCTGATACTTTAGCTATTTTGGCTCTTGGTATTATTGCATTTTCAATGGGTACAGCTGCTGGTGTAATCATGGCTAAGATAATGAATCTTTTCCCAGGACATAAGATTAACCCATTAATAGGCTCAGCAGGTGTTTCTGCTGTTCCAATGGCAGCTCGTGTATCAAATAAAGTTGGTATGGAGTATGACCGTAACAACATGCTTCTAATGCATGCAATGGGTCCAAATGTTGCAGGTGTTATTGGTTCAGCTGTTGCAGCTGGTGTACTTATCTCACTATTTCAGTAA
- a CDS encoding response regulator transcription factor, whose protein sequence is MYNAKDLRQYTKHLNVLYVEDDNQLRESTVFLFEPFFKEIDAACDGEEGLALYNKKQYDMVITDINMPKMNGIEMISKIKEINTEQKIVAISAHNESDILIDLIKAGINSFILKPIIQKEVINTLYPISRDAYTQIQNIELVNELNEKNEELEKQLKEIKSKNNTIDTKHAQVEKLLQMATSNDEEVQADEIMPEYFEKDEDEGDENVVFLKDDADDLLEYFNEISEYISLALMHSNKDDILEISNIFSKTSSLLLRYSPYLDSLAASMDELSKALSEHTDEFMDILTNDSDSVFRLFDAVSSDMHRYVERFSVESIAMKNSHHIHDPTTLSIRQIIASFVEDELESGEIEFF, encoded by the coding sequence ATGTACAATGCAAAAGATTTAAGACAGTATACAAAGCATCTAAATGTTTTATACGTTGAGGATGATAATCAACTAAGAGAGAGTACAGTTTTTCTGTTTGAGCCTTTTTTTAAAGAGATTGATGCAGCTTGTGATGGAGAAGAGGGATTGGCTTTATATAATAAAAAGCAGTACGATATGGTGATTACAGATATAAATATGCCAAAAATGAATGGTATAGAGATGATATCTAAGATTAAAGAGATAAACACAGAACAAAAGATAGTTGCTATATCCGCACATAATGAGTCAGATATATTGATTGATCTGATAAAAGCAGGAATAAATAGCTTCATACTAAAACCAATCATTCAAAAAGAAGTTATAAATACTCTATACCCAATAAGCAGAGACGCATATACACAAATACAAAATATCGAATTAGTTAATGAGTTAAATGAAAAAAATGAAGAGTTAGAAAAACAATTAAAAGAGATAAAATCTAAAAATAACACAATTGATACAAAACACGCTCAAGTTGAAAAATTATTACAAATGGCAACTTCAAATGATGAAGAAGTACAAGCTGATGAAATCATGCCAGAGTATTTTGAAAAAGACGAGGATGAAGGAGATGAAAACGTAGTGTTTTTAAAAGATGATGCTGATGATTTACTTGAGTATTTTAATGAGATATCAGAATATATTTCTTTAGCACTTATGCATTCAAACAAAGATGATATTTTAGAAATATCAAATATATTTTCTAAAACATCTTCACTTTTACTTAGGTACTCACCGTATTTAGACTCATTAGCTGCCAGCATGGATGAACTTTCTAAAGCTCTTAGCGAGCACACAGATGAGTTTATGGATATTCTTACAAATGACAGTGACAGTGTTTTTAGACTATTTGATGCTGTTAGTTCAGATATGCATCGATATGTAGAGAGATTTAGTGTAGAGAGTATTGCTATGAAAAACTCTCATCATATTCATGATCCAACAACGCTTAGTATACGTCAGATTATTGCTTCATTTGTAGAGGATGAATTAGAGTCTGGAGAGATTGAGTTTTTTTAG
- a CDS encoding ATP-binding response regulator has product MNINLEDIKQFKQMCLNISILMVDDEVELTKYYKEIAQRFFESVDIANSGAEALEMFKQNKYDIIYTDLNMPGMHGIELIKKVKEINPKQKFIVISASNESEKLMDLLSLNISGFIVKPFTINSFMHVSMEQISIILQAKLLLEQANELNKDIVKITKEKQDQEQMLIQQSKLAQTGEMISMISHQWRQPLSSITTTLSGLKTRLDLGIYEEEENPVEAITADFNKAFEKIEDTAIFLSKTINDFRNFYRPDNKKTTIDICDAMDSVLRILNPNGNNIEVDYKCADVDNREVYTFEGELKQVFISIINNAVDALLEKNITDAKISIYITQDADNIVVSIADNAGGIPENIIDNIFLPYFSTKSEKNGTGLGLHMAKTIIEHHVNGSLSVKNSEVSNGAEFIISIPKSKEKD; this is encoded by the coding sequence ATGAATATTAACTTAGAAGATATAAAACAGTTTAAGCAGATGTGTTTGAATATCTCCATACTAATGGTAGATGATGAAGTTGAACTCACAAAATACTACAAAGAGATAGCGCAACGTTTTTTTGAGTCTGTAGATATTGCAAACAGTGGAGCAGAAGCACTTGAGATGTTCAAACAGAATAAATACGACATCATATATACAGATTTGAATATGCCAGGTATGCATGGTATAGAATTAATAAAAAAAGTAAAAGAGATAAATCCAAAACAAAAATTTATTGTAATCTCTGCTAGTAATGAGTCTGAAAAACTTATGGATTTGCTCTCTTTAAATATTTCTGGTTTTATTGTAAAACCTTTCACTATAAATAGCTTCATGCATGTAAGTATGGAACAAATTTCAATCATTCTACAGGCAAAATTACTTCTAGAACAGGCAAATGAACTAAACAAAGATATAGTAAAAATAACAAAAGAGAAACAAGATCAGGAGCAGATGCTGATTCAACAGTCAAAACTTGCTCAAACAGGTGAGATGATATCTATGATATCGCATCAATGGAGACAACCTTTGTCTTCCATAACAACTACATTGTCCGGACTAAAAACAAGGCTTGATCTTGGCATCTATGAGGAAGAAGAAAACCCAGTAGAAGCTATTACTGCTGATTTTAATAAAGCATTTGAGAAGATAGAAGACACTGCTATATTTCTTTCAAAAACAATAAATGACTTTAGAAACTTTTATCGTCCTGACAACAAGAAAACTACTATTGATATTTGCGATGCGATGGACAGTGTACTTAGAATACTAAATCCTAATGGAAACAATATAGAAGTTGATTATAAGTGTGCAGATGTTGATAACAGAGAAGTTTATACATTTGAAGGTGAGTTGAAACAAGTCTTCATAAGTATAATCAACAATGCTGTAGATGCCCTATTGGAAAAAAATATTACTGATGCGAAAATATCTATTTATATAACACAAGATGCTGATAATATTGTCGTAAGTATTGCTGATAATGCAGGTGGTATTCCTGAAAATATAATTGATAACATATTTTTACCATACTTTTCAACAAAAAGTGAAAAAAATGGAACCGGTCTTGGACTTCACATGGCAAAAACGATTATAGAACATCATGTAAATGGTAGTTTAAGTGTTAAAAACTCGGAAGTTTCTAATGGGGCAGAATTTATTATAAGCATTCCAAAATCAAAAGAAAAGGATTAA
- a CDS encoding EAL domain-containing response regulator, whose protein sequence is MHNRIQECVLLCNKLNILYVEDNEDARQFTMEMLKRFFKSIIVAVDGKDGLAKFKENNFDMIITDINMPKMNGLEMAKEIKSINKSIPILILSAHNEENYFISSIQIGIDGYLLKPLEISQFTNTLLKSVEKIHLQKEIQSYQRELELSNVNLESKVKERTLELEHRLYHDNLTNLGNHTYMMKNIGSSSNETIYLIDINGFQKFNDIYGLKSGNVILKKFAQNLQDFNKENNYMLYRVYGDGFVLQKNKKSSIKNNFEAEKEKLLKHFESIKIYLEEIEEDIEIEVTIGASVNEERPFIKADMALKHAKKDNLSIALYTEEMDTSKRLINDLYWKKEIKSALKNDSILPVFQGIVDMSQNVVKYESLMRLKQCKDGEEKLISPFFFLDAAVNTRQYNKLTRIMVQKTFSFMQDKDIDFSINLSFEDLSDSLRVEFLHAQIKKYGVENRLILEILESETVSDYELVMNVLKEFRDKGVRIAIDDFGSGYSNFEHILKLDPDFIKIDGSLTKNILEDNRTYTLIKAICEFSHKLDIKVIAEFVSTQEIFLALKELGIDEYQGFHFSIPSTKLL, encoded by the coding sequence ATGCACAATAGAATTCAAGAATGTGTACTTTTATGTAATAAATTAAATATTCTCTATGTAGAAGATAATGAAGATGCAAGACAATTTACTATGGAGATGCTAAAACGTTTTTTTAAATCTATTATAGTCGCAGTAGATGGTAAAGATGGTTTGGCAAAGTTCAAAGAAAATAACTTTGATATGATAATAACAGATATAAATATGCCAAAGATGAATGGTCTTGAAATGGCAAAAGAGATAAAAAGTATAAATAAATCAATACCGATACTTATTCTTTCAGCTCATAACGAAGAAAATTACTTTATATCTAGCATACAAATAGGAATAGATGGCTATCTTTTAAAACCATTAGAGATCAGTCAATTTACTAATACACTTTTAAAATCTGTTGAGAAAATTCACCTTCAAAAAGAGATACAAAGCTATCAAAGAGAACTTGAGTTGTCCAATGTAAATCTAGAAAGTAAAGTAAAAGAGAGAACACTAGAACTAGAGCATAGACTCTATCATGACAATCTTACTAATCTTGGAAATCATACTTATATGATGAAAAACATTGGTTCAAGTTCTAATGAGACAATATATTTAATAGATATTAATGGCTTTCAAAAATTCAACGATATCTATGGGTTAAAGTCCGGAAATGTAATTTTGAAAAAATTTGCTCAGAACTTGCAAGATTTCAATAAAGAAAATAATTACATGCTTTATAGAGTTTATGGAGATGGTTTTGTACTTCAAAAAAACAAAAAATCTTCTATTAAAAATAATTTCGAGGCAGAAAAGGAAAAACTATTAAAGCATTTTGAGAGTATAAAAATTTATCTTGAAGAGATAGAAGAAGATATAGAAATTGAAGTAACTATAGGAGCTAGTGTAAATGAAGAACGCCCATTTATAAAAGCAGACATGGCACTAAAACATGCAAAAAAAGATAACTTATCAATCGCTTTATATACTGAAGAGATGGATACTTCCAAAAGACTTATCAATGATCTATACTGGAAAAAAGAGATAAAGTCTGCTCTTAAGAATGATTCTATTTTACCTGTATTTCAAGGCATAGTAGACATGTCTCAAAATGTAGTCAAATATGAAAGTCTAATGCGTCTAAAACAGTGTAAAGACGGAGAAGAAAAACTAATATCACCTTTCTTTTTTCTAGATGCAGCAGTAAATACAAGACAGTATAATAAATTAACAAGAATAATGGTCCAAAAAACCTTTTCATTTATGCAAGATAAAGATATTGATTTTTCAATAAACCTATCTTTTGAAGACTTATCAGACTCGCTAAGAGTTGAATTTCTCCATGCACAAATAAAAAAATACGGGGTAGAAAATAGACTAATACTAGAAATATTAGAGAGCGAGACAGTAAGTGACTATGAATTAGTTATGAATGTGCTAAAGGAGTTTAGAGATAAAGGTGTAAGAATAGCAATAGATGACTTTGGTTCCGGATATTCAAACTTTGAACATATTTTAAAACTAGATCCTGATTTTATTAAAATAGACGGTTCTTTAACAAAGAACATACTCGAAGATAATCGTACATATACTTTGATAAAAGCAATTTGTGAATTTTCACACAAGTTAGATATAAAAGTAATTGCAGAGTTTGTTAGTACACAAGAGATTTTTCTTGCACTAAAAGAGTTAGGAATAGATGAGTATCAAGGATTTCACTTCTCCATTCCATCAACAAAGCTACTATAG